ACATATTGGTAATGATGCAGCCATCATTAACCTCAATTAATTCTCTGCTAATTAAGTAGACGGAGAGCACTCAGGGGGGAAGCCTTGTGGGAAGCGTTTGGGGTCCTTGCAGTAGTCGTAGATCATGTACTTCTGGCGGACCCACTTGAGCTTCTGGGCCCCTGGAGAGTCCAGAGACTGGGCCCACCAGGTCCCCTTGGAGGCCGAGCACGTGGACTTCCCCCCGGCCCACACGCAGGCGTCGGCGCTGAAGCCCCGGTAGGAGGCCACGAAGGGGGCCTGGCTCCAGTCCGTCTTGACGCGCCCGCCCATGGTGGCCCAGTCGTCGGCGTTCCAGAGGCTGGAGTAGAGCCGCATCGGCTGGTTCTTGGGGTAGGGTACACCCTTCGCTTCCATGTTCCTAAACACTCTGATTGGTGTTCCATCCACGTAGAACCTGAAAAAATATGGGCCAAAAAATAGTCAAGATCTTGGATAAGACGGAGTGGCCACCGTTTTGTATCACCTTGGGAAGTTGGGATATAACTTTAATATCAGGTGGAAAAAAGAAAGTAatttgggaaaaaaagaaaaaaaaaaagaagctagaGATAAAAACCCAATAGATCACCACTTGATTCTTAAGTTAATCAACGGCCGACAATAGGCCAGGTCTGACGGGCACAATCGATTTACCATGTTAGCCTGGTGAGCTGAGCGGTGATCTGATGGATGATCGATAGTAGTACTTGAGAGAGAATTATATAACACAGCTCTCACGAGAGAGTTTTCTAATAGTTTGTATTGTGAAAAAAATGATGGTCGATATTAactattatcataaaaaattaaatgaaaagACATTAAAATGCTACTATTTTCATTCAAGCCTTTTCAATAGTGTATAGTTTCTTCAACTATCACAGAtgtacaatttttttaaaaagaaaaaaaaaagtcttatGGGCGGAAGTCAAACAATTCTATCCATTTAAGACACAAACAATGGCTATAATGATGCTATTTTTATTGGTTATTATTCTAAACCttgaattaaaaaatatgtGGAAGGGAAATAGGAATGTGTGTGCGGGTGTGTAATTTGAAACGCCTGGGGTCCAGCACATACTTCTATGGAgttctttattattttctacTATTTGAATGTTTTTTTCCCTTTAACAGAACAAATACTGGTTGTTAgcaaaaattatttatatatataaaaagatcAGATGCTGGTTTATAAGAACAGATTTGGGACCCCCTCtttccatcaatttttttttttaaaaaaaaagctataaAGGGATGAAACTTAACAATATCTGCTGCGGATTCCAGAGAATGGAGTAGGTATGGAAATCCATCCTGGGATCAAACCACAGATGGAACTGCTGCTCCCTGTCCCCCTTCCCCTGTGTGTATATATTGGTGTGAAGCGTGTATGGCTGCCCACTAAGATTGCCGAGGAACTCGAAGTCAATCTCATCATGAGTCGATCCTTGCGAGGATAGCTATGCAAAAGAAACACCAACCAATCCATCAATATATATCAAAAACCAATCAAAAAAAGTGGGCCATAAGTGAAGCTGAGTGTCGAATTCATTGAAGTCAAGTTACATATAAGGTGGTGACGGTGCCGGCGGAGTTTCCAGGGACAAGCTTCATCCTCATGTCCATCCTTGCAAACAAATACTCTTGTTTGGATTGGAATCCAGAGCCGGATGCCTTGTCGAGGGAGAGCTGAAGGAGGTTGCCGTTTTCCAATATTTTTCCCCTCCCACTACCCCATGTCAGGTCGACGTCGGCGAGGAAGTTCGCCGACGCGGCCACGACGAGGGTCGTGAGGATCAGGGAGGCGTGCAGTAGGGATGGTTCTCTCATGTTTCCAAGTCGTGGGAGTGGAAGCGGCGAAGACTTTGGCTTTCAGCGAGAGAAAGATAAAGTGGTGCTTTGGAAAGAGGGTGGAAGGAGGGGCTCTATATATAGGgggaaaactttttttttttttaggtgtaTCTGGCTGCAGTGGTTTcggaaaaagatttttttttttttagtacacgGAGGATTTATACTGGACACAtccaaaaagataaaaaaaataatacatttCAAAGCGCTCTAAACAGTTATTTCTTTTTGATCTACAAGACACTGCCAGAGTAATAGACCCCATACGAGACTATCCTGAAAGATATggactttttttattatttggtGAAAACGACATGTTATATAGCTCTTACATGACTATGGCCATCCAagttaagagaaagaaaatgataCACGCTAGAAGGGATAATATCTATCATGGTTCATGAAAAATTATTAGAATGCCGTGCAATAAAGGAGGCAGCTCAATCCACAGTCATGTTTGCCTtccgatatatatatatgctgctTGAAAAAACTCCATCTTTTTAATCAGTTTATGAATCTCACGAATCAATAGGTGGCCAGAGAATAAAGTGGACCCTTATGTTGATTGGTCCTCCAGTTCTTTTTTAGCGTTTGGTTTGGCTACTCTAATTAATGTTAATCCACTACAATAAAGAGAATGCGACGTATCCTTCAATTGGGTCCAGGGGATGGCTATGATGGGAGAGTGGGCACGTACGGAGCCATTCCCCTCCAAAGCagagagagggggaaaaaaaatatcCCAGAATGAGTTGAAAAGGCGGAGTTTTCTCAGAAGCAATGTAGGTTCTTAAGGCTATTATCACCAAACAGTGGTCCGGATGGTACTGCCTCCTGCCTCTTGAGGCGAGAAGCAAATTTGGGTTGTACAAGCAACTGAGATTCAAATAaatgtctttcatatcaaaaccAAATAACTTTACTTAGAGATTTAATGCACACATTTTTCTGATTTCATTATTGTACCCTTTGTTTTTGTGTAGATGGGAGGCAAGACTCAATTATTATTTCTCAGATACATACATCCGATAAAAATTAGCAtatggaaaataaaaaaagtccAGATGGCAACAGATTCTCGTGATACTTAGCATTGGCTGATTATCTtttcaaaaaatatgaaaatcttcaaaagaaatagaatCTTTAAGTTGCCAaatatcataaaaggtattgaTCCATGCAGCAACCATGATAGAGTCCCCTTCTAAGATAATAATCGTAGGATGAAAATTATGAAATGCTATGACTCAACCTTCCTAAGCAACTTGTAACTCAATCTAGGGTACAGAACAATGAGGCGAATcctttaaaaattataattattagggtttttttcatgaatattcttctagaaatttaaatttacatgaatactttcttaaaatttatatttatttctatatcctcataaaatactgtttttgcacaaatatccctaatataacggttcttctaacaccgctaataaaaaccatatttattttaattaaaaataaaataaaattttgaaattacttttttatccTCCATCGCGGtcgtcttataaatatttctttttgcacatctatccattaaaaatattttagttattttaatttaaaaatattatttttttaacagcATTAGATAGCGTTGGTACGtatgcaaaaataaagataaaaaaagagtaaaatagcaaaacaagtgttttacgagagtatacatgtaaatatcaattttgggatAGGATTCatacaaaattcgatatttaagaagatatttttataaaaaatcttaattattatataaaattattggCGAGCAGTGAAGAGGCGAGCGAATGCACTAGATCTTCGATATTATTTACTGGAGAGGACAAACCAATGATGTTGCACATTAGCTCCCAAGCAGATCTAGCAAATAAATGGTCACAGATCATATGATTAATGTTTTCCTCAACATCAACAGAGAGGTCACAGCAGGCATGCTGTTGGTACAGCATACCCCTATGACTCAAAGGGTCACACTTTTTTGAAGCCATTATTTTGTATACACTTGCCACTTGTTTTGTATGTAGCCAGGTAATAAAGATAAATGGCTATAAAAAGAAGAGTCTTAAAAGTAAATATTTAGTCAACAAACATGAAAGTCGAAACATAAAGTTTAAGTTCAAGTCCTTTTCGGATCAAATATGAGTGAGATCTTGAATTGACTTCAATAATCAGTTTCataattttgaagaaaaaaacaagAACATAACCCTCCTTTCTCTGATTTGGTTCCTTACTCGAATAGAAATTTGGTATAAAAATGTATTTTCAAATCAATTTTAAATCCATATATAAAGAAAGGGAAATTGAGGTCTGCCGTTTGGATTGACTACTATATTTCCTGGAGTCTTTGTAGATTTGTAATTTGATGCATGATACTTAATATCTATGATCATTTTATGTTTAATCCTTGGTTTGTGCATAATTAAGCGTGTAACAAAATAGATATAACTATGTgttgaggggaaaaaaaaaacatacctaATTGTGTATCTTGTCTAAACATAAAATGCTAATTATCCAAAGGATTAAACATAGGATGATGATTTAATAACTTAGAtgcctttttctttaaaaaaggtGGTGCATTTGAGTTCTATTTGAACCCAATGCTAAACTAAGGTAGGTAATCCAGTCTATTGCACTGCTAATTGGGCAATTGCGTCTACATATAAAATTCTCAAGTACTTCCATTGTTAGCAATGTGCGTGCATCACGTTTTTAAATGCATTTTCAAGTACTTCTATTGGTTAGAAGGTATCTTTGTGGTTTTTTTAGTTTATAACTACTCAAGATCTTCttggtgaataaccgatgtgagactaaatacataCTCACATAAATCTTCATATATTTCTTTCGTTCAAGTTCTGATATTTTCGTCAAGCTaagaatttaaatttatttaaatgtAATCACAAGCATCATAATCGATAAAAGGTCAAGTTCActctgatttatttttttaaagacaTTTTAGTCCTATATAACAACTTAAAACCTTTCCAATAAATAATCTAAATATATGTCCGTACGTAAGAATATTTAGATATACGCCATGCAGCAACCTTATTAGCTTGCAGTGTGGGAGACGTAATGTTCGTGTGGATTTGACTTGCAATGATTGGGATCTGGCTTGGGGCAAGAGATTTATTTCCTTCAAGTCTTTCGGTCTCAGCGATTAATATTGATATGGATGGTGTCATGTCGTACTCCAAGAAAGGATAGCTATCTAAAAGTGGACCAGAGCTTTATTACTGGCTCCAGCCTTTGCTGTGCTGTCTTTTTTGTCTCTAAGCTGCATTCCTTGTTCCATGGATGTGGATGGGTTTAATGCCAATGTTTTATCTGTGTATCATGAGTTAATATTGAAGAGGGGATACTTTAGAGCAGTTCCTTCTTCTATAATAACAAGATCCTTGGGACAAGAGCATACCAAATTGCCAATGTAGCTTAGAAGTTTTACATGGAACAAAGAGTGGAAATGATTTAGTAAATTCGCACTTTTCAACTAGGTACCATGCAGACTGTCATAGAAACACCATTAAGTAAATTTTCTCATCATTCATCACAAATGTTTCTTTCTTGTGTCCCCCAAACATGCTTGAATATAATCATGTGCTCTTTAACTAGTTTGGAGTGAAATAatggatccttttttttttgtaactttcTCTCATATGGTTAGATAGAAAGGCATGTCGGCAGTGGGATATCTCATATCTGGGGGCTGATGAGCTTAGATTACACCTGGTCAGTTTGCTTGGCTCAGATATTTTTCCATTTTTATGTTAAAGAGCTAGTCCATACGTCATTCTCGACAACTTTCATGTAGGAATTAGAGCTTGCTCCAGGTCTTGTACACAGCTCATCTCATCTCATCTCATCTCATCAGTTGTCAGTGATCTACAATGTATAACAGTGCACTTGCTTTTCATGGGGTACAGCATTGCCATTGCATTTATATATAGGACTAAATTTTATCGATCCATCCAACAAAATTTGTCAaacttcttaaaaaaaaatgcttgaaATACTTAAAgacaatattattttaattaatgcaCGCCTAATATTCTATTATTGCGAGTACATCTATGTGCTGGAGAACTTAAAATTCTAATACTTGGGgcccatgcatgcatgcatgcatcatCTGGACCTGCACCAGGCAAATATATGCATAGATAGTAGAAGCATTCTTGCAGTCTAATTAGATCTTTACCATCTATTTTTCTACGTAATATGGATAGataaatatatcaaaatatattgaagtatatatattttttaaagtctTCGCACAAAATCTTTTATGGAGGCCAGCATGCATTCTTCTGTGGGTCGAGGTTCTTCAAGCGTGCAAAGATAGGTTGGAATCCAGGTCGCTGGCCGCTACAACTGGCCGGGGTTGTCATCTTCGACGAAGTTAATAGCGCATGAGCTGGAAACCAGAGAGGTAGCCATGGAGGCCAGGGTTCGCACGAGCGACGGATGCTAGCTTTTCGATGATGCAAATGAGAGCTTTGCGTGTACGTCCCAGGGCATGATTCTATCCATGTCAGTTCCCCTGCGCACGAGTGTATTCCTCCATGCCAAGAATGAGTGCTACGTCTAACGATATAGACTCtctgcgagagagagagagaagggacctACTAATAATGGGAGCTATACCTCCTCAAACAAATAATGGAGCTTATGTGGCCAGTTTTGGATAGTATCTTATGGGTTGGGATAGAGAATTGcggctaggggtggcaatcgggtcgggttgggtcataaacgggtcgggtcacatgcatgtcggatcagaaaatcataaacctgaacccgacctgtttattaaataggccagaaattacaacctgaacctgacctgtttattaaacagataatccgaccagacccgtttaacctgtttaataaacaggtaacctgtttacccaacccgatccgacctgtttaatctgtttgcccaacctgacccgtttaacctgcccaacccgacctgtttatatctgtttagacccgtttaacccgtttagacctgtttaacctgccgacagttaaacgggttaaacggtttaaacgggtccgacatctaaaacccgtatccgacccaattaataaacaggttaaacgggtcgacctgtttacgacccgaacctgtttaggtcAAACCCGAACTTGTTTATGGcaggtcgaacacgggtcgggttggcgggtcgggtcatatt
This portion of the Phoenix dactylifera cultivar Barhee BC4 chromosome 11, palm_55x_up_171113_PBpolish2nd_filt_p, whole genome shotgun sequence genome encodes:
- the LOC103711946 gene encoding xyloglucan endotransglucosylase/hydrolase protein 22-like encodes the protein MREPSLLHASLILTTLVVAASANFLADVDLTWGSGRGKILENGNLLQLSLDKASGSGFQSKQEYLFARMDMRMKLVPGNSAGTVTTLYLSSQGSTHDEIDFEFLGNLSGQPYTLHTNIYTQGKGDREQQFHLWFDPRMDFHTYSILWNPQQILFYVDGTPIRVFRNMEAKGVPYPKNQPMRLYSSLWNADDWATMGGRVKTDWSQAPFVASYRGFSADACVWAGGKSTCSASKGTWWAQSLDSPGAQKLKWVRQKYMIYDYCKDPKRFPQGFPPECSPST